One region of Ptiloglossa arizonensis isolate GNS036 chromosome 8, iyPtiAriz1_principal, whole genome shotgun sequence genomic DNA includes:
- the Tace gene encoding ADAM 17-like protease Tace has translation MEIRNTFIIYYMLFTIQNSYGLDRNLKYYETLHASHLQHKIVKRGVQHSYHPYNKISELEFYSHGRYFRLILTPRREVIHSKFKAYEVNGEGKERTIHLDHESFYHGRVFGEIDSHAQVHIDNGILTASITISDETFHIEPSWRHLPHLGNETMIIYKSSDVKLSWEHFQDGEGHTHGVPKTCGYVKEELGIPVNDEKQTEKHSDKHSRTKRQTETYEYTPTKTRCPLLLVADYRFYQEMGASSTKTTINYLISLIDRVHKIYNDTLWQERQEQDGFKGMGFVIKKIVVHSEPTRVRGGETHYNMVREKWDVRTLLEVFSREYSHKDFCLAHLFTDLKFEGGILGLAYVGSPRRNSVGGICTPEYFKNGYTLYLNSGLSSSRNHYGQRVITREADLVTAHEFGHNWGSEHDPDITECSPSASQGGSYLMYTYSVSGYDVNNKRFSPCSLRSIRKVLQAKSGRCFSEPEESFCGNLRVEGDEECDAGLLGTEDNDACCDKNCKLRRSQGAVCSDKNSPCCQGCAFMPLGVKCRDAQYATCEQESRCTGASSECPRSPPMKDGTGCLERGQCRLGKCVPYCETQGLQSCMCDTIGDACKRCCRMSLNETCFPIDPQDILPDGTPCIQGFCNKGICEKTIQDVVERFWDIIEDININKVMRFLKDNIVGAVIIITAIVWIPTSCIISYIDHRRVKEYEKKWRWKHTDELIHPDEQRQVIYIGGQRQRIQQVTQ, from the exons ATGGAAATTCGAAACACATTCATAATATATTACATGCTTTTTACTATACAAAACAGTT ATGGTCttgatagaaatttaaaatattatgaaaCCCTTCATGCATCCCATCTTCAACACAAAATTGTTAAACGGGGTGTTCAACACAGTTATCATCCTTATAACAAAATAAGTGAATTAGAATTTTATTCTCACGGACG ATATTTTCGTTTAATCTTAACACCAAGAAGAGAAGTCATTCATTCCAAGTTTAAAGCATATGAAGTCAACGGCGAAGGAAAGGAAAGAACTATACATTTAG ATCATGAAAGTTTTTATCATGGGCGCGTATTTGGTGAAATTGATTCTCATGCACAAGTCCATATTGATAATGGAATTCTTACAGCCAGTATTACAATTTCTGATGAAACTTTTCACATTGAG CCTTCTTGGAGGCATTTACCTCACTTAGGAAATGAAACAATGATTATTTATAAATCATCAGATGTTAAACTTAGTTGGGAACATTTTCAAGATGGCGAAGGTCATACGCACGGTGTACCCAAAACCTGTGGATATGTAAAAGAAGAATTAG GCATCCCAGTAAATGATGAAAAACAAACTGAAAAGCATTCTGATAAACATTCCAGAACAAAAAGACAAACAGAAACTTACGAATATACTCCAACAAAAACTAGATGTCCTTTATTATTGGTTGCTGATTATCGTTTCTATCAAGAAATGGGTGCTAGCAGTACAAAAACAACCATTAATTATTTG ATAAGTTTAATCGATAGAgtacataaaatttataatgatACTTTATGGCAAGAACGGCAAGAACAAGATGGATTCAAAGGAATGGGTTTTGTTATTAAAAAGATAGTAGTTCATAGTGAGCCAACTCGCGTTAGAGGCGGTGAAACACATTATAATATGGTTAGAGAAAAATGGGACGTGCGCACATTATTAGag GTATTCAGTCGGGAGTATAGTCATAAGGATTTTTGCTTAGCTCATTTGTTTACTGACCTTAAATTTGAGGGAGGTATATTGGGATTAGCATATGTTGGATCACCTCGTAGAAATTCAGTAGGTGGAATCTGTACACCAG AGTATTTCAAGAATGGCTACACACTATATCTCAATTCAGGACTGAGTTCTAGCAGGAATCATTATGGACAAAGAGTGATTACAAGAGAAGCTGACTTAGTTACTGCACATGAATTTGGGCACAATTGGGGCTCTGAACATGATCCAGACATAACA GAATGCAGTCCAAGTGCTAGTCAAGGAGGCTCGTATTTAATGTACACATATAGTGTTAGTGGATATGATGTGAATAATAAg CGTTTTTCGCCATGTAGTTTAAGGTCCATTAGAAAAGTTTTACAAGCGAAGTCGGGTCGCTGTTTTTCCGAACCAGAAGAATCATTTTGTGGTAATCTTCGAGTTGAAGGAGATGAAGAGTGTGATGCAGGATTACTAGGAACAGAAGACAATGATGCTTGCTGTGATAAAAATTGCAAACTTCGTAGAAGTCAAggagcagtttgtag TGATAAAAATTCGCCATGTTGTCAAGGTTGTGCATTCATGCCATTAGGTGTAAAGTGCAGGGATGCTCAGTACGCTACTTGCGAGCAAGAATCACGTTGTACAGGAGCATCTAGTGAATGTCCAAGGTCTCCACCAATGAAAGATGGTACAGGTTGCCTTGAGAGAGGTCAATGCAGACTTGGAAAGTGTGTACCATATTGTGAGACACAAGGTTTACAAAGTTGCATGTGCGATACAA TTGGAGATGCATGTAAAAGATGTTGTCGTATGAGTTTAAATGAAACATGTTTTCCTATAGATCCTCAGGACATTTTACCTGATGGAACACCATGCATTCAAGGCTTCTGCAATAAG GGTATTTGCGAGAAAACAATTCAGGATGTAGTAGAACGATTTTGGGATATTATTGAagacataaatattaataaagtaatGCGATTCTTAAAAGATAATATAGTGGGTGCTGTCATAATTATTACTGCCATTGTATGGATTCCAACAAGTTGCATTATAAGTTACATTGACCACAGACGCGTTAAAGAATATGAAAAGAAATGGCGTTGGAAGCATACAGATGAACTTATTCATCCGGATGAACAGAGACAAGTCATTTATATAGGTGGGCAACGACAAAGGATACAACAGGTTACACAAtaa
- the Elob gene encoding transcription elongation factor elongin B, whose translation MDVFLMIRRKNMTIFTDAKDNTTVIELKKIIEGILKIPPINQELFNKDNVAMLDIKFLSDYGLTSATAKPQCPALVGLALRQDNGQFEPLEMTPFSLPPDLPDVMKSQETNGLDQMPCNNINL comes from the exons ATG GATGTATTTCTAATGATTCGACGAAAAAATATGACAATATTTACCGATGCAAAGGATAATACAACAGTCATTGAACTGAAGAAAATTATAGAAG GTATATTGAAAATACCACCTATAAATCAAGAGTTGTTCAACAAGGATAATGTTGCCATGTtggatattaaatttttatccgaTTATGGACTAACATCTGCAACTGCAAAGCCACAATGTCCCGCATTAGTGGGATTAGCTTTGCGTCAAGATAATGGTCAATTTGAACCTTTAGAAATGACTCCATTCTCATTACCACCGGATCTACCAGATGTCATGAAATCTCAAGAAACCAATGGCTTGGATCAGATGCCTTGTAACAATATTAATCTGTGA
- the LOC143150401 gene encoding esterase CG5412: MIALSRKLRILAIHGYAQSDVIFKKKLGSLRKGFKKEVEFVFLRAPHQVPMESNFGTDKTEEGYAWWFNTQDHIFKATIPSNLSVGFEDSLTLIERTFQESGPFDGILGFSQGAAFVIILCSMQQKKLLHIEFDFAIVISGFQSLCTSHVTYYNEKMSIPTLHIYGETDQIIPTEMTEEVSELFINKTKLKHKGGHYIPSKKEFYKEFIMEMLLNKNKDNH, encoded by the exons ATGATTGCTTTGTCTCGTAAATTACGT ATACTTGCTATTCATGGATATGCTCAATCAGATGTTATTTTCAAGAAGAAATTGGGATCACTGAGAAAAGGATTTAAGAAAGAAGTAGAGTTTGTATTTCTCAGAGCACCGCATCAAGTTCCAATGGAAAGTAATTTTGGTACCGATAAAACAGAAGAAG GATATGCATGGTGGTTTAATACACAAGACCACATATTTAAAGCAACTATACCAAGCAATCTATCTGTAGGTTTTGAAGATAGTTTGACTTTAattgaaagaacatttcaagaatCTGGCCCATTCGATGGTATTTTAGGCTTTTCTCAAGGAGCCGCTTTTGTTATTATACTTTGTTCTATGCAACAAAAGAAAT tacTGCACATTGAATTTGATTTTGCAATTGTTATATCAGGATTTCAGTCATTATGTACATCTCATGTAACATattataatgaaaaaatgagtATACCCACTTTACATATTTATGGAGAGACTGATCAAATTATCCCAACAG AAATGACAGAAGAAGTTAGCGAATTGTTTATAAATAAGACAAAATTGAAACACAAAGGAGGTCACTATATACCAAGTAAAAAGGAGTTTTATAAAGAATTTATTATGGAAATGTTATTGAATAAAAACAAAGATAATCATTAA
- the Ilers gene encoding isoleucyl-tRNA synthetase, whose translation MKEKLPETINFPGEEEIILELWKKLNTFQNCLKRSKGKPKYTFYDGPPFATGLPHYGHILAGTIKDIVTRYAHQSGFHVERKFGWDTHGIPVEFEIDKTLDIKGPDDVAKMGIENYNKECRNIVMRYATEWEIIVSRTGRWIDFKNDYKTFYPWYMESVWWIFKELYNKGLVYQGVKVMPFSTGCNTPLSNFESGQNYKDVLDPSIVVSFPLVDEPGISILAWTTTPWTLPSNLALCCNPNFEYVEVKDNSSGNIYIILESNLGLVYKSSDVYTIQNKRKGSDLKGKIYEPPFPYFQNLREKGAFVVLNDTYVTAETGTGIVHQAPYFGEDDYRCCLKAGIITKDQEIVCPINSLGCFVEPVSDFVGIYVKDADKEIIKYLQANKRLVHNSTTKHSYPYCWRSDTPLIYKAIPSWFLKVEAIKDELIAANSNTYWIPDSVKEKRFGNWLKDARDWAISRNRYWGNPIPLWVSEDGQEVVCIGSIAELEKLTNTKVTDIHRESIDHLTIPSNRVGYPPLQRIPEVFDCWFESGSMPYAQMHYPFEHRKEFEESFPADFIGEGIDQTRGWFYTLLVISTALFGKAPFKNLIANGLILASDGQKMSKRKQNYPDPIDIVNKYGADALRLYLINSPVVRAENLRFKEEGVRDVIKDVFLPWYNAFRFLIQNIERFEREEKITFEYDEAKNVHSNNIMDRWILSFTQTLLQFVKQEMQSYKLYTVVPHLVKYIDNLTNWYVRMNRKRIKGDGGVTDCQQALNTLFSVLYAMVRINAPFIPFLTEFMYQRLVKVLPPSKTNMDSVHYQMIPESCIELIDENIEKAVSYMQIVVELGRILRDRKTIPVKYPLPEVVVIHQDAEVLEEIVSLKSYILEELNLKELTITTDKQKYGVTLRAEPNHKILGARLKGEFKSITQAIKTLSDEQLQTFVTTKEIIVQGHKLEEQDLRLMFSFTGSAAEQLSKQYEAHSEGNILILLDVTPDESMHNEGVAREIINRVQKLRKKAQLVPSDEAIVYYKIQDKGSNLAKVIVSHKDFIENATKTPQEDIFKIPSNASIIIEEKQNIKGVDIELILAKTELQVQNNKTNMETLLKYVNVKLIDIKPRFGATNCLGTVLLETPKSLVPISYEQLKGEIELIFGIHGCLYDLYINNKLMLELTNISLLHKQTIEIKKVNSPAIQSITAIEYPVCKFVNVNSATEKGTILLENPKGNFNLDHSMLKQRLCLFFDKVNMSEPLPPMLSQLHGKTLQLS comes from the coding sequence atgaaagaaaaacttCCAGAGACGATCAATTTCCCCGGGGAAGAGGAAATCATATTGGAGTTGTGGAAAAAGCTCAATACTTTTCAAAATTGCTTGAAACGGTCAAAAGGAAAACCgaaatatacattttacgatggtCCACCTTTTGCTACTGGATTACCTCATTACGGACACATACTTGCAGGCACGATTAAGGATATTGTAACACGATATGCTCATCAATCTGGTTTTCATGTGGAAAGAAAATTTGGTTGGGACACCCATGGCATACCTGTCGAGTTTGAAATAGATAAAACTTTGGACATAAAAGGTCCTGATGACGTCGCTAAAATGGgaatagaaaattataataaagaaTGTAGAAATATTGTAATGCGGTATGCAACTGAATGGGAAATAATCGTGAGTAGAACTGGCAGATGGATAGATTTTAAGAATGATTATAAAACATTCTACCCCTGGTATATGGAATCTGTCTGGTGGATTTTCAAGGAGCTTTATAATAAAGGTCTAGTGTACCAGGGTGTTAAAGTAATGCCTTTTTCTACTGGCTGTAACACACCATTGTCTAATTTTGAATCGGGACAAAATTACAAAGACGTTCTCGACCCCTCTATAGTTGTATCTTTTCCTTTAGTAGATGAGCCAGGTATTTCTATTCTTGCTTGGACTACCACACCTTGGACTTTACCTAGCAACTTGGCACTTTGTTGTAATCCTAATTTTGAATATGTAGAAGTTAAAGATAATTCTTCtggtaatatttatattatattggaATCAAATTTAGGACTTGTATATAAATCTTCAGATGTATATActatacaaaataaaagaaaaggatCTGATTTAAAAGGAAAGATATACGAACCTCCATttccatattttcaaaatttaagagAAAAAGGTGCCTTTGTAGTATTAAATGATACATATGTTACTGCAGAGACTGGTACAGGTATAGTTCATCAAGCTCCTTACTTTGGTGAGGATGATTATCGATGTTGTTTAAAAGCTGGTATTATAACAAAAGATCAAGAAATTGTATGTCCTATCAATAGCCTTGGATGTTTTGTAGAACCAGTCAGTGATTTTGTTGGAATATATGTAAAAGATGCTGACAAAGAAATAATCAAATATCTTCAAGCAAATAAACGATTAGTTCATAATAGTACCACTAAACACAGTTATCCATATTGTTGGCGATCCGATACTCCATTAATATATAAAGCCATTCCTTCATGgttcttgaaagtagaagctataaAGGATGAACTTATAGCAGCCAATAGTAATACTTATTGGATACCGGATTCTGTCAAAGAAAAACGATTTGGTAATTGGTTAAAAGATGCACGTGATTGGGCCATTAGCAGAAATCGTTATTGGGGCAATCCAATTCCTTTGTGGGTCTCGGAAGATGGACAAGAAGTTGTATGCATAGGAAGTATTGcagaattagaaaaattaaccaACACAAAAGTGACAGACATTCATAGGGAATCTATAGATCACTTAACTATACCCTCAAATAGAGTGGGATATCCACCTTTACAACGTATACCTGAAGTTTTTGATTGCTGGTTTGAGTCTGGTTCTATGCCATATGCACAAATGCACTACCCTTTTGAACATAGAAAAGAGTTTGAAGAAAGTTTTCCAGCTGATTTTATTGGGGAAGGTATTGATCAAACTCGTGGATGGTTTTATACTCTTTTAGTTATATCAACTGCACTTTTTGGAAAAGCTCCATTCAAAAATCTTATTGCTAATGGTTTAATTTTAGCATCTGATGGACAAAAAATGTCAAAACGCAAACAAAATTATCCAGACCCTATAGACATTGTTAATAAGTATGGAGCAGATGCTCTACGTTTGTACTTAATTAATTCTCCTGTTGTAAGAGCTGAAAATCTACGATTTAAGGAAGAAGGAGTTAGAGATGTTATAAAAGATGTATTTTTACCATGGTACAATGCATTTAGATTCTTAATACAAAATATTGAGCGAtttgaaagagaagaaaaaattacttttgaatATGATGAGGCTAAAAATGTACATTCTAATAATATAATGGATAGATGGATTTTATCCTTTACGCAAACATTATTGCAGTTTGTTAAACAAGAAATGCAATCTTACAAATTATACACGGTAGTGCCTCATTTGGTGAAATATATAGATAATCTTACTAATTGGTATGTGCGAATGAACAGAAAGCGCATAAAAGGTGATGGTGGTGTAACTGATTGTCAACAAGCATTAAATACTTTATTTTCTGTTCTCTATGCCATGGTACGTATAAATGCACCTTTTATACCATTCTTAACAGAATTTATGTACCAACGTTTGGTGAAAGTACTTCCACCATCAAAAACTAATATGGATAGTGTTCACTATCAAATGATACCAGAATCTTGTATAGAattaatcgatgaaaatattgaaaaagcaGTATCATATATGCAAATTGTCGTTGAGTTAGGACGTATTTTAAGAGATAGGAAAACAATTCCTGTGAAATATCCATTGCCTGAAGTTGTGGTAATTCACCAGGATGCTGAAGTATTGGAAGAAATAGTCTCTTTGAAGTCTTATATTCTTGAAGAACTTAATTTAAAGGAACTAACAATTACTACAGACAAACAAAAGTATGGTGTTACACTGAGAGCAGAACCGAATCACAAAATACTTGGAGCACGCCTTAAGGGAGAATTCAAATCCATTACTCAAGCTATTAAAACACTTTCTGATGAACAATTACAAACATTTGTTACaacaaaagaaattattgtacagGGTCATAAATTGGAAGAGCAAGATTTACGTTTGATGTTTAGTTTCACTGGTTCAGCTGCTGAACAACTATCTAAGCAATATGAAGCCCATAGTgaaggaaatattttaattctgtTGGATGTTACTCCTGACGAAAGTATGCATAATGAAGGAGTAGCAAGGGAAATAATTAATAGAGTTCAAAAATTGCGAAAGAAAGCTCAATTGGTACCCTCAGATGAAGCGattgtatattataaaatacaagACAAAGGTAGTAATTTGGCAAAAGTGATTGTTAGTCACAaagattttattgaaaatgcaaCTAAAACACCACAAgaagatatatttaaaattcctaGTAATGCAAGTATAATTATTGAAGAAAAGCAAAATATCAAAGGAGTGGACATAGAACTTATTTTAGCAAAAACTGAGCTTCAAGTgcaaaataataaaacgaatatggaaactttattaaaatatgtaaatgtTAAACTTATAGATATAAAACCAAGATTTGGTGCAACTAATTGCTTAGGAACTGTTTTATTAGAAACTCCAAAGTCATTAGTTCCAATTTCATACGAACAATTAAAAGGtgaaattgaattaatatttgGTATTCATGGTTGTCTGTATGatttgtatattaataataagcTGATGTTGGAATTAACTAACATTTCATTGTTGCATAAACAaactatagaaataaaaaaggtTAATTCACCTGCAATTCAATCAATTACAGCAATAGAATATCCAgtttgtaaatttgttaatGTCAACAGTGCTACAGAAAAAGGTACTATTCTGTTAGAAAATCCAAAAGGCAACTTTAATTTAGATCATTCAATGTTAAAACAACGATTATGTCTTTTCTTTGATAAAGTAAACATGTCTGAACCTTTACCTCCAATGTTAAGTCAATTACATGGAAAGACTTTGCAAttaagttaa
- the Mora gene encoding cysteine and histidine rich domain containing protein: MSQEINLLHCYNRGCGKKFDPNDNKEGDCIHHPGYPIFHDAYKGWSCCNKKCTDFTEFLNIKGCTKSYHSNVKPLEPEKPVVDKSKANEIIEVTVQPLNNGPVLERPPFDTPQTIITPNVSPTLLEQIKGLTSSQFVNVSETEVEIGQTCKNNACKSIYSGPVSDHEICNHHPGVPIFHEGMKYWSCCRKKTTDFSTFLEQPGCTQGKHAWVSKNTSKKKECRLDWHQTGTFVVISIFAKQYQPDQSIIKLNPIRLCVDLSFVEDNSKYTLDLELRGIVDITQSSVNMLPTKVEIKLKKAEPGSWTKLYFHNKAETKENTQNEENISAQVAAVDLSDL, translated from the exons ATGTCGCAGGagataaatttgttgcattgCTATAATCGTGGCTGTGGAAAAAAATTTGATCCGAACGATAATAAGGAAG GAGACTGTATTCACCATCCTGGGTATCCAATATTTCATGATGCTTATAAAGGCTGGTCTTGTTGTAATAAAAAGTGTACAGATTTTACAGAGTTTTTGAACATCAAAGGATGTACAAAATCGTATCATTCCAATGTAAAGCCATTGGAGCCAGAGAAACCTGTTGTTGACAAATCTAAGGCTAATGAAATAATTGAAGTAACTGTTCAACCTCTTAATAATGGACCTGTGTTAGAAAGGCCTCCTTTTGACACTCCGCAGACTATCATAACACCAAATGTTTCACCTACATTGTTAGAACAGATTAAAGGATTAACTTCTTCACAATTTGTAAATGTATCTGAAACTGAAGTTGAAATTGGAcaaacttgtaaaaataatgcaTGTAAAAGTATATATAGTGGTCCTGTGTCAGATCATGAAATATGCAATCATCATCCTGGTGTTCCCATCTTCCACGAAGGGATGAAGTATTGGTCATGCTGCCGAAAGAAAACTACAGACTTCTCTACATTTTTAGAACAACCGGGGTGTACACAAGGAAAACATGCATGGGTTTCCAAA AATACCAGTAAAAAGAAAGAGTGCAGATTGGATTGGCATCAAACAGGAACATTTGTTGTAATTTCTATCTTTGCTAAACAATATCAACCAGACCAGTCGATCATTAAATTAAACCCTATACGTTTATGTGTGGATTTGTCATTTGTAGAAGATAATTCAAAATATACTCTTGATTTAGAATTAAGAGGG ATTGTTGATATTACCCAAAGCAGTGTTAACATGCTTCCTActaaagtagaaattaaattgaAGAAAGCTGAACCTGGATCGTGGACAAAGCTGTATTTCCATAATAAAGCAGAAACTAAAGAAAATACCCAAAATGAAGAGAATATTAGCGCACAAGTGGCAGCTGTTGATCTTAGTGACCTTTAA